GCGGCGACGTCGTCGACGTGGACGAAGTCGCGCATTTGCCCGCCGTCTTCGAACACCTTGGGCGCCTCCCCCTTCTCCAACGAGGAACGGAAGATTGCGGCGACCCCGGAATACGGTGTGTCGCGGGGCATTCCGGGTCCGTAGACGTTGTGGTAACGCAGCGCCACCACCGAGCCGCCGGTCGACTCCGACCACGCCAGCGCGTAATGCTCTTGCGCCGTCTTGCTCGCCGCGTACAAGCTTCGCGGCCGTAGCGGGGCGGACTCGTCGACGAGCTGCCAGCGCAGCGCCTCTCCGCCGATCGGGCAGCGGTGTTCGAAGGCGCCCGCGTCCAGATCGGCCCGAGCGCGTGGGACCGGCTCGACCGGGCCGTGCTGCGGGCAGGCGTAGGCACCCTGGCCGTAGACGACCATCGACGATGCGAGCACCAGACGTCGGATCCCGGCCGCGAACATCTCCGCGAGCAGCACCGTCGTTCCCAAGTCGTTGTGGCCGCCGTAGGCCGGCGCGTCGGCCGCGTTCACGCCGGCGCCGACCATAGCGGCCTGATGACAAACCAGGTCGACACCGGCCAGCAGCGGCCTCATCGCCTCGGCATCCCGCACATCGACCTGGTGGCAGCCCTTCGGCAGAGGCGAGTCGGGCCCGTGCGCCGCCGGCAGCAAGACATCGACACCGACGACCTCGTGACCGGCGGCGCGAAGTGCCGTTCCCACCCTCGATCCGATGAATCCGGCCGCGCCGGTCAACAGCACTCGCACGCTCAGCGCACTTCCTTTCCCATCGCGGACTCAGCAGCGGGTAGCGCTGACCGCGAGCCGCAGAACCCTGCCACCACTGTGCCCGACCGCGCAGAGCGACCGGCACCTTACCCGCTAGCGGCCGTCGACCACACGACGAAAATCCGCCGTGAGCCAACCTCGGGCCGGTCGGCACCGAATCGCTATTAAACGCGGGGGTAACAAAAATGAGGTTGGGTGGATGAATGGACCGGACGTCCGAAACTTGTTCGAAGACAGCTGGCGCCCCACCCCTCACCGCACACTCAGCGGATGTGATCTATCAATCG
This genomic stretch from Mycobacterium paraterrae harbors:
- a CDS encoding NAD-dependent epimerase/dehydratase family protein, with product MRVLLTGAAGFIGSRVGTALRAAGHEVVGVDVLLPAAHGPDSPLPKGCHQVDVRDAEAMRPLLAGVDLVCHQAAMVGAGVNAADAPAYGGHNDLGTTVLLAEMFAAGIRRLVLASSMVVYGQGAYACPQHGPVEPVPRARADLDAGAFEHRCPIGGEALRWQLVDESAPLRPRSLYAASKTAQEHYALAWSESTGGSVVALRYHNVYGPGMPRDTPYSGVAAIFRSSLEKGEAPKVFEDGGQMRDFVHVDDVAAANVAATAEREGFTAVNVCSGQPVSILEVADALCEARGGDLSPQVTGQYRSGDVRHIVADPARAADVLNFRASIPPRDGLRDFAFAPLR